In the genome of Hippoglossus hippoglossus isolate fHipHip1 chromosome 12, fHipHip1.pri, whole genome shotgun sequence, one region contains:
- the LOC117771850 gene encoding bone morphogenetic protein 1-like isoform X1, which translates to MSVAAATLLLLLCSMCDSLDADWEFVETNFTDLSDAIDYKDPCKAAAFLGDIALDEDDLRMFREVRSLQPNRTHSGNSSTSNESIRSKRAAKGILRRLRRAATSRAERVWPDGIIPYAISGNFSGSQRAIFRQAMRHWEKHTCVTFTERTTEESYIVFTYRPCGCCSYVGRRGSGPQAISIGKNCDKFGIVVHELGHVIGFWHEHTRPDRDEHVSIIRDNIQPGQEYNFLKMEPGEVNSLGEVYDFGSIMHYARNTFSRGIFLDTILPRYDVNGVRPPIGQRTRLSKGDIAQARKLYKCAKCGESLQDSSGNFSSPGFPNGYSAYSHCVWRISVTPGEKIVLNFTSMDLFRSNLCWYDHVEVRDGFWRKAPLKGRFCGDTLPDPIVSTDSQLWIEFRSSSSWLGKGFSAVYEAICGGEVTRDSGQIQSPNYPDDYQSNKVCVWKITVAEGFNVGLSFQSFETERHDSCAYDYVEVRDGGSENSPLLGHFCGYDKPDDIKSSSDQLWLKFVSDGSVNKAGFAANFFKEMDECSRPDNGHCEQRCQNTLGSYRCACDPGYELAADRHSCETAACGGFITVLNGSLTTPGWPKEYPPNKNCVWQLVAPIQYRITLVFDVFEAEGNDVCKYDYVEVRSGLSSDSKLHGKFCGADKPEVITSQHNNMRIEFKSDNTVSKRGFKAHFFSDIDECSDDNGGCQHECVNTFGSYSCQCRGGFMLHDNKHDCKEAGCDHVVNSASGIISSPNWPDRYPSKKACTWSLSTTPGHRIKLVFNELEMEAHLECAYDHLEVFDGRDPRAPSLGRFCGTKKPSPVVSSGNKLFLRFSSDNSVQKRGFEVSYRAGCGGSLKAEVKTKDLFSHAQFGDNNYPSGSDCLWVVTAEKGYGVEIIFRVFEIEEEADCGYDYVELYDGADMKSPRLGRYCGSGAPEEVYSAGDAIILKFHSDDSINKKGFHVRYTSTKFQDTLHASK; encoded by the exons CTGCCTTTCTGGGAGACATTGCTCTGGATGAAGATGACCTCCGCATGTTCAGAGAGGTCCGCAGCCTCCAGCCCAACCGAACACACTCAG GCAACAGTTCCACCTCCAACGAGAGCATCAGGAGTAAAAGAGCGGCAAAGGGGATCCTCCGTCGTCTGAGGAGAGCGGCCACCTCCAGGGCCGAGCGAGTGTGGCCCGACGGCATCATACCGTACGCCATCAGTGGGAATTTTAGTG GCAGTCAGCGAGCCATTTTCCGTCAGGCGATGCGTCACTGGGAGAAACACACTTGCGTAACCTTCACTGAGAGGACGACCGAGGAGAGCTACATCGTCTTCACCTACAGGCCGTGTGG gtgtTGCTCCTACGTGGGGAGGAGAGGCAGCGGCCCCCAGGCCATCTCCATAGGGAAGAACTGCGATAAGTTTGGCATCGTGGTGCATGAGCTCGGCCACGTGATCGGCTTCTGGCACGAACACACGCGCCCGGACCGTGACGAGCACGTAAGCATCATCAGAGACAACATCCAGCCAG gacAGGAGTATAACTTCCTGAAGATGGAACCGGGCGAGGTCAACTCACTGGGGGAAGTGTACGACTTTGGCAGCATCATGCATTATGCAAGGAACACATTTTCCAG AGGAATCTTCTTAGACACGATCTTGCCCCGTTACGATGTGAACGGAGTCAGGCCCCCGATTGGACAGAGGACCAGGCTCAGCAAAGGGGACATTGCACAAGCTCGCAAACTCTACAAATGTGCAA AGTGCGGCGAGAGCCTGCAGGACAGTTCTGGAAACTTCTCATCTCCTGGTTTCCCCAACGGCTACTCGGCGTACTCTCACTGCGTCTGGAGGATTTCTGTCACTCCTGGAGAGAAG ATCGTTCTGAACTTCACCTCCATGGACCTCTTCAGGAGTAACTTGTGTTGGTACGACCACGTGGAGGTCCGAGACGGCTTCTGGAGAAAAGCTCCACTGAAAG GTCGTTTCTGTGGAGACACACTTCCAGATCCCATCGTCTCCACTGACAGTCAACTGTGGATTGAattcaggagcagcagcagctggctgGGCAAAGGCTTTTCCGCCGTTTATGAAG CCATCTGTGGGGGAGAGGTGACGCGGGACAGCGGCCAGATCCAGTCCCCCAATTATCCCGATGACTACCAGTCCAATAAAGTGTGCGTGTGGAAAATCACAGTGGCAGAGGGCTTCAATGTCGGCCTCTCATTCCAGTCGTTTGAG ACTGAGAGACACGACAGCTGCGCCTACGACTACGTGGAGGTGAGGGACGGCGGCTCGGAGAACAGCCCGCTGCTCGGCCACTTCTGTGGCTACGACAAACCGGACGACATCAAGAGCAGCTCCGACCAGCTCTGGCTCAAGTTCGTGTCCGACGGATCGGTCAACAAAGCCGGATTTGCAGCTAACTTTTTCAAAG aGATGGACGAGTGCTCCCGACCCGACAACGGTCACTGCGAGCAGCGCTGTCAGAACACGCTGGGCAGCTACAGGTGTGCCTGCGACCCTGGATATGAGCTGGCGGCCGACAGACACAgctgtgaga CAGCTGCCTGCGGTGGGTTCATCACCGTGCTGAACGGCTCGCTCACCACCCCCGGCTGGCCCAAAGAGTACCCACCCAACAAGAACTGTGTGTGGCAGCTGGTGGCGCCCATCCAGTACCGCATCACCCTGGTGTTCGACGTGTTCGAGGCCGAAGGGAACGAT GTGTGTAAATATGATTATGTGGAGGTGCGCAGCGGCTTGAGCTCAGACTCAAAGCTTCATGGGAAGTTCTGCGGAGCGGACAAACCCGAGGTCATCACCTcccaacacaacaacatgaggaTTGAGTTCAAGTCGGACAACACCGTGTCCAAGAGGGGCTTCAAGGCTCACTTCTTCTCCG ATATAGACGAGTGCTCCGATGACAATGGCGGCTGCCAGCACGAGTGTGTGAACACCTTCGGGAGCTACAGCTGTCAGTGCCGCGGGGGCTTCATGCTGCACGATAACAAACACGACTGCAAGGAAG ccGGTTGTGATCATGTTGTGAACAGTGCGTCGGGAATCATCAGCAGCCCCAACTGGCCTGACAGATATCCCAGCAAGAAGGCCTGCACCTGGTCTCTGTCCACAACCCCGGGCCACCGCATCAAACTC GTTTTCAACGAGCTCGAGATGGAGGCCCATCTAGAGTGCGCCTACGACCATCTGGAGGTCTTCGACGGGCGAGACCCCCGCGCCCCGAGTCTCGGACGCTTCTGCGGCACCAAGAAACCTTCTCCGGTCGTCTCCAGTGGCAACAAACTGTTTCTGCGGTTTTCCTCAGACAACTCGGTGCAGAAAAGAGGCTTCGAGGTTTCATACAGAGCAG GATGTGGAGGGAGCCTGAAAGCCGAGGTCAAGACAAAAGATCTGTTCTCTCATGCACAGTTTGGAGATAACAACTATCCCAGTGGCTCTGACTGTCTGTGGGTGGTCACTGCCGAGAAGGGCTACGGAGTGGAGATCATCTTCCGAGTGTTTGAGATCGAGGAGGAGGCCGACTGCGGGTACGACTACGTGGAGCTGTACGACGGCGCCGACATGAAGTCCCCGCGGCTGGGACGATACTGTGGATCTGGG gctccAGAAGAGGTCTATTCAGCTGGAGACGCCATCATTTTAAAGTTTCACTCGGACG
- the LOC117771850 gene encoding bone morphogenetic protein 1-like isoform X2, translating into MSVAAATLLLLLCSMCDSLDADWEFVETNFTDLSDAIDYKDPCKAAAFLGDIALDEDDLRMFREVRSLQPNRTHSGNSSTSNESIRSKRAAKGILRRLRRAATSRAERVWPDGIIPYAISGNFSGSQRAIFRQAMRHWEKHTCVTFTERTTEESYIVFTYRPCGCCSYVGRRGSGPQAISIGKNCDKFGIVVHELGHVIGFWHEHTRPDRDEHVSIIRDNIQPGQEYNFLKMEPGEVNSLGEVYDFGSIMHYARNTFSRGIFLDTILPRYDVNGVRPPIGQRTRLSKGDIAQARKLYKCAKCGESLQDSSGNFSSPGFPNGYSAYSHCVWRISVTPGEKIVLNFTSMDLFRSNLCWYDHVEVRDGFWRKAPLKGRFCGDTLPDPIVSTDSQLWIEFRSSSSWLGKGFSAVYEAICGGEVTRDSGQIQSPNYPDDYQSNKVCVWKITVAEGFNVGLSFQSFETERHDSCAYDYVEVRDGGSENSPLLGHFCGYDKPDDIKSSSDQLWLKFVSDGSVNKAGFAANFFKEMDECSRPDNGHCEQRCQNTLGSYRCACDPGYELAADRHSCETACGGFITVLNGSLTTPGWPKEYPPNKNCVWQLVAPIQYRITLVFDVFEAEGNDVCKYDYVEVRSGLSSDSKLHGKFCGADKPEVITSQHNNMRIEFKSDNTVSKRGFKAHFFSDIDECSDDNGGCQHECVNTFGSYSCQCRGGFMLHDNKHDCKEAGCDHVVNSASGIISSPNWPDRYPSKKACTWSLSTTPGHRIKLVFNELEMEAHLECAYDHLEVFDGRDPRAPSLGRFCGTKKPSPVVSSGNKLFLRFSSDNSVQKRGFEVSYRAGCGGSLKAEVKTKDLFSHAQFGDNNYPSGSDCLWVVTAEKGYGVEIIFRVFEIEEEADCGYDYVELYDGADMKSPRLGRYCGSGAPEEVYSAGDAIILKFHSDDSINKKGFHVRYTSTKFQDTLHASK; encoded by the exons CTGCCTTTCTGGGAGACATTGCTCTGGATGAAGATGACCTCCGCATGTTCAGAGAGGTCCGCAGCCTCCAGCCCAACCGAACACACTCAG GCAACAGTTCCACCTCCAACGAGAGCATCAGGAGTAAAAGAGCGGCAAAGGGGATCCTCCGTCGTCTGAGGAGAGCGGCCACCTCCAGGGCCGAGCGAGTGTGGCCCGACGGCATCATACCGTACGCCATCAGTGGGAATTTTAGTG GCAGTCAGCGAGCCATTTTCCGTCAGGCGATGCGTCACTGGGAGAAACACACTTGCGTAACCTTCACTGAGAGGACGACCGAGGAGAGCTACATCGTCTTCACCTACAGGCCGTGTGG gtgtTGCTCCTACGTGGGGAGGAGAGGCAGCGGCCCCCAGGCCATCTCCATAGGGAAGAACTGCGATAAGTTTGGCATCGTGGTGCATGAGCTCGGCCACGTGATCGGCTTCTGGCACGAACACACGCGCCCGGACCGTGACGAGCACGTAAGCATCATCAGAGACAACATCCAGCCAG gacAGGAGTATAACTTCCTGAAGATGGAACCGGGCGAGGTCAACTCACTGGGGGAAGTGTACGACTTTGGCAGCATCATGCATTATGCAAGGAACACATTTTCCAG AGGAATCTTCTTAGACACGATCTTGCCCCGTTACGATGTGAACGGAGTCAGGCCCCCGATTGGACAGAGGACCAGGCTCAGCAAAGGGGACATTGCACAAGCTCGCAAACTCTACAAATGTGCAA AGTGCGGCGAGAGCCTGCAGGACAGTTCTGGAAACTTCTCATCTCCTGGTTTCCCCAACGGCTACTCGGCGTACTCTCACTGCGTCTGGAGGATTTCTGTCACTCCTGGAGAGAAG ATCGTTCTGAACTTCACCTCCATGGACCTCTTCAGGAGTAACTTGTGTTGGTACGACCACGTGGAGGTCCGAGACGGCTTCTGGAGAAAAGCTCCACTGAAAG GTCGTTTCTGTGGAGACACACTTCCAGATCCCATCGTCTCCACTGACAGTCAACTGTGGATTGAattcaggagcagcagcagctggctgGGCAAAGGCTTTTCCGCCGTTTATGAAG CCATCTGTGGGGGAGAGGTGACGCGGGACAGCGGCCAGATCCAGTCCCCCAATTATCCCGATGACTACCAGTCCAATAAAGTGTGCGTGTGGAAAATCACAGTGGCAGAGGGCTTCAATGTCGGCCTCTCATTCCAGTCGTTTGAG ACTGAGAGACACGACAGCTGCGCCTACGACTACGTGGAGGTGAGGGACGGCGGCTCGGAGAACAGCCCGCTGCTCGGCCACTTCTGTGGCTACGACAAACCGGACGACATCAAGAGCAGCTCCGACCAGCTCTGGCTCAAGTTCGTGTCCGACGGATCGGTCAACAAAGCCGGATTTGCAGCTAACTTTTTCAAAG aGATGGACGAGTGCTCCCGACCCGACAACGGTCACTGCGAGCAGCGCTGTCAGAACACGCTGGGCAGCTACAGGTGTGCCTGCGACCCTGGATATGAGCTGGCGGCCGACAGACACAgctgtgaga CTGCCTGCGGTGGGTTCATCACCGTGCTGAACGGCTCGCTCACCACCCCCGGCTGGCCCAAAGAGTACCCACCCAACAAGAACTGTGTGTGGCAGCTGGTGGCGCCCATCCAGTACCGCATCACCCTGGTGTTCGACGTGTTCGAGGCCGAAGGGAACGAT GTGTGTAAATATGATTATGTGGAGGTGCGCAGCGGCTTGAGCTCAGACTCAAAGCTTCATGGGAAGTTCTGCGGAGCGGACAAACCCGAGGTCATCACCTcccaacacaacaacatgaggaTTGAGTTCAAGTCGGACAACACCGTGTCCAAGAGGGGCTTCAAGGCTCACTTCTTCTCCG ATATAGACGAGTGCTCCGATGACAATGGCGGCTGCCAGCACGAGTGTGTGAACACCTTCGGGAGCTACAGCTGTCAGTGCCGCGGGGGCTTCATGCTGCACGATAACAAACACGACTGCAAGGAAG ccGGTTGTGATCATGTTGTGAACAGTGCGTCGGGAATCATCAGCAGCCCCAACTGGCCTGACAGATATCCCAGCAAGAAGGCCTGCACCTGGTCTCTGTCCACAACCCCGGGCCACCGCATCAAACTC GTTTTCAACGAGCTCGAGATGGAGGCCCATCTAGAGTGCGCCTACGACCATCTGGAGGTCTTCGACGGGCGAGACCCCCGCGCCCCGAGTCTCGGACGCTTCTGCGGCACCAAGAAACCTTCTCCGGTCGTCTCCAGTGGCAACAAACTGTTTCTGCGGTTTTCCTCAGACAACTCGGTGCAGAAAAGAGGCTTCGAGGTTTCATACAGAGCAG GATGTGGAGGGAGCCTGAAAGCCGAGGTCAAGACAAAAGATCTGTTCTCTCATGCACAGTTTGGAGATAACAACTATCCCAGTGGCTCTGACTGTCTGTGGGTGGTCACTGCCGAGAAGGGCTACGGAGTGGAGATCATCTTCCGAGTGTTTGAGATCGAGGAGGAGGCCGACTGCGGGTACGACTACGTGGAGCTGTACGACGGCGCCGACATGAAGTCCCCGCGGCTGGGACGATACTGTGGATCTGGG gctccAGAAGAGGTCTATTCAGCTGGAGACGCCATCATTTTAAAGTTTCACTCGGACG
- the LOC117771850 gene encoding bone morphogenetic protein 1-like isoform X3 — MRHWEKHTCVTFTERTTEESYIVFTYRPCGCCSYVGRRGSGPQAISIGKNCDKFGIVVHELGHVIGFWHEHTRPDRDEHVSIIRDNIQPGQEYNFLKMEPGEVNSLGEVYDFGSIMHYARNTFSRGIFLDTILPRYDVNGVRPPIGQRTRLSKGDIAQARKLYKCAKCGESLQDSSGNFSSPGFPNGYSAYSHCVWRISVTPGEKIVLNFTSMDLFRSNLCWYDHVEVRDGFWRKAPLKGRFCGDTLPDPIVSTDSQLWIEFRSSSSWLGKGFSAVYEAICGGEVTRDSGQIQSPNYPDDYQSNKVCVWKITVAEGFNVGLSFQSFETERHDSCAYDYVEVRDGGSENSPLLGHFCGYDKPDDIKSSSDQLWLKFVSDGSVNKAGFAANFFKEMDECSRPDNGHCEQRCQNTLGSYRCACDPGYELAADRHSCETAACGGFITVLNGSLTTPGWPKEYPPNKNCVWQLVAPIQYRITLVFDVFEAEGNDVCKYDYVEVRSGLSSDSKLHGKFCGADKPEVITSQHNNMRIEFKSDNTVSKRGFKAHFFSDIDECSDDNGGCQHECVNTFGSYSCQCRGGFMLHDNKHDCKEAGCDHVVNSASGIISSPNWPDRYPSKKACTWSLSTTPGHRIKLVFNELEMEAHLECAYDHLEVFDGRDPRAPSLGRFCGTKKPSPVVSSGNKLFLRFSSDNSVQKRGFEVSYRAGCGGSLKAEVKTKDLFSHAQFGDNNYPSGSDCLWVVTAEKGYGVEIIFRVFEIEEEADCGYDYVELYDGADMKSPRLGRYCGSGAPEEVYSAGDAIILKFHSDDSINKKGFHVRYTSTKFQDTLHASK; from the exons ATGCGTCACTGGGAGAAACACACTTGCGTAACCTTCACTGAGAGGACGACCGAGGAGAGCTACATCGTCTTCACCTACAGGCCGTGTGG gtgtTGCTCCTACGTGGGGAGGAGAGGCAGCGGCCCCCAGGCCATCTCCATAGGGAAGAACTGCGATAAGTTTGGCATCGTGGTGCATGAGCTCGGCCACGTGATCGGCTTCTGGCACGAACACACGCGCCCGGACCGTGACGAGCACGTAAGCATCATCAGAGACAACATCCAGCCAG gacAGGAGTATAACTTCCTGAAGATGGAACCGGGCGAGGTCAACTCACTGGGGGAAGTGTACGACTTTGGCAGCATCATGCATTATGCAAGGAACACATTTTCCAG AGGAATCTTCTTAGACACGATCTTGCCCCGTTACGATGTGAACGGAGTCAGGCCCCCGATTGGACAGAGGACCAGGCTCAGCAAAGGGGACATTGCACAAGCTCGCAAACTCTACAAATGTGCAA AGTGCGGCGAGAGCCTGCAGGACAGTTCTGGAAACTTCTCATCTCCTGGTTTCCCCAACGGCTACTCGGCGTACTCTCACTGCGTCTGGAGGATTTCTGTCACTCCTGGAGAGAAG ATCGTTCTGAACTTCACCTCCATGGACCTCTTCAGGAGTAACTTGTGTTGGTACGACCACGTGGAGGTCCGAGACGGCTTCTGGAGAAAAGCTCCACTGAAAG GTCGTTTCTGTGGAGACACACTTCCAGATCCCATCGTCTCCACTGACAGTCAACTGTGGATTGAattcaggagcagcagcagctggctgGGCAAAGGCTTTTCCGCCGTTTATGAAG CCATCTGTGGGGGAGAGGTGACGCGGGACAGCGGCCAGATCCAGTCCCCCAATTATCCCGATGACTACCAGTCCAATAAAGTGTGCGTGTGGAAAATCACAGTGGCAGAGGGCTTCAATGTCGGCCTCTCATTCCAGTCGTTTGAG ACTGAGAGACACGACAGCTGCGCCTACGACTACGTGGAGGTGAGGGACGGCGGCTCGGAGAACAGCCCGCTGCTCGGCCACTTCTGTGGCTACGACAAACCGGACGACATCAAGAGCAGCTCCGACCAGCTCTGGCTCAAGTTCGTGTCCGACGGATCGGTCAACAAAGCCGGATTTGCAGCTAACTTTTTCAAAG aGATGGACGAGTGCTCCCGACCCGACAACGGTCACTGCGAGCAGCGCTGTCAGAACACGCTGGGCAGCTACAGGTGTGCCTGCGACCCTGGATATGAGCTGGCGGCCGACAGACACAgctgtgaga CAGCTGCCTGCGGTGGGTTCATCACCGTGCTGAACGGCTCGCTCACCACCCCCGGCTGGCCCAAAGAGTACCCACCCAACAAGAACTGTGTGTGGCAGCTGGTGGCGCCCATCCAGTACCGCATCACCCTGGTGTTCGACGTGTTCGAGGCCGAAGGGAACGAT GTGTGTAAATATGATTATGTGGAGGTGCGCAGCGGCTTGAGCTCAGACTCAAAGCTTCATGGGAAGTTCTGCGGAGCGGACAAACCCGAGGTCATCACCTcccaacacaacaacatgaggaTTGAGTTCAAGTCGGACAACACCGTGTCCAAGAGGGGCTTCAAGGCTCACTTCTTCTCCG ATATAGACGAGTGCTCCGATGACAATGGCGGCTGCCAGCACGAGTGTGTGAACACCTTCGGGAGCTACAGCTGTCAGTGCCGCGGGGGCTTCATGCTGCACGATAACAAACACGACTGCAAGGAAG ccGGTTGTGATCATGTTGTGAACAGTGCGTCGGGAATCATCAGCAGCCCCAACTGGCCTGACAGATATCCCAGCAAGAAGGCCTGCACCTGGTCTCTGTCCACAACCCCGGGCCACCGCATCAAACTC GTTTTCAACGAGCTCGAGATGGAGGCCCATCTAGAGTGCGCCTACGACCATCTGGAGGTCTTCGACGGGCGAGACCCCCGCGCCCCGAGTCTCGGACGCTTCTGCGGCACCAAGAAACCTTCTCCGGTCGTCTCCAGTGGCAACAAACTGTTTCTGCGGTTTTCCTCAGACAACTCGGTGCAGAAAAGAGGCTTCGAGGTTTCATACAGAGCAG GATGTGGAGGGAGCCTGAAAGCCGAGGTCAAGACAAAAGATCTGTTCTCTCATGCACAGTTTGGAGATAACAACTATCCCAGTGGCTCTGACTGTCTGTGGGTGGTCACTGCCGAGAAGGGCTACGGAGTGGAGATCATCTTCCGAGTGTTTGAGATCGAGGAGGAGGCCGACTGCGGGTACGACTACGTGGAGCTGTACGACGGCGCCGACATGAAGTCCCCGCGGCTGGGACGATACTGTGGATCTGGG gctccAGAAGAGGTCTATTCAGCTGGAGACGCCATCATTTTAAAGTTTCACTCGGACG